A portion of the Deltaproteobacteria bacterium genome contains these proteins:
- a CDS encoding STAS domain-containing protein produces MATGSVLDLTTETEGDTTVVIPAGRIDGSTASPFQESLLKLIEGGKGSLVVDFENIEYISSAGLRVLLLAAKQLQAGGRKIVLCAMRDHIAEVFKISGFSEILAIHPTRQDAIDAG; encoded by the coding sequence ATGGCAACCGGAAGCGTTTTGGACCTCACTACTGAGACCGAGGGCGACACCACGGTCGTCATTCCCGCAGGCCGCATCGATGGCAGCACGGCCAGCCCGTTCCAGGAGTCTCTGCTGAAACTCATCGAGGGAGGCAAGGGCTCGCTCGTCGTGGACTTCGAGAATATCGAGTACATCAGCAGCGCCGGGCTGCGCGTGTTGCTGCTGGCGGCGAAGCAACTGCAGGCGGGAGGCCGCAAGATCGTCCTCTGCGCCATGCGGGACCACATTGCCGAGGTGTTCAAGATCAGCGGCTTCAGCGAGATCCTGGCGATTCACCCGACACGACAGGACGCCATCGATGCCGGATAA
- a CDS encoding ATP-binding protein, translating to MKTALPRLSVDLEPELSSALKDLAEAVARFGEANGLSEAQIHNLSLALDELATNTISYGFADSDRQELRVELRIEADEVVAQLDDSGIAFNPFEEVGEPDLLASIDDRPIGGLGVFLTKTLFPNPDYQRIDGYNRITLRAPVKGDS from the coding sequence ATGAAGACAGCGCTTCCCCGGCTTTCCGTCGACCTCGAGCCCGAGCTGTCGTCAGCGCTCAAGGACTTGGCCGAGGCGGTTGCGCGTTTCGGCGAGGCCAACGGACTTTCCGAGGCGCAGATTCACAACCTGAGCCTCGCGCTGGACGAACTGGCGACCAACACGATTTCGTACGGGTTCGCGGATTCGGACCGGCAGGAACTGCGGGTGGAGTTGCGCATCGAGGCCGACGAGGTGGTGGCCCAACTCGATGACAGCGGCATCGCCTTCAATCCGTTCGAGGAAGTCGGCGAGCCCGACCTCCTCGCCTCCATCGACGACCGTCCCATCGGCGGCCTCGGCGTCTTCCTGACCAAGACCCTTTTCCCGAACCCTGATTACCAACGTATCGACGGATACAATCGAATTACCCTACGCGCCCCCGTGAAAGGAGACAGTTGA
- a CDS encoding nucleoside 2-deoxyribosyltransferase, whose amino-acid sequence MPSTKIASVKTLYLANPYGFSAQQREGPLAALAAALAALGVEVWEPFARNNQVDTAEAGWAYRVGQADLRDVRDADGLFAVVNGCPPDEGVMVELGMAIAWEKPVFLFRDDFRRCTDSEVYPLNLMLFTGLPRSGWEAYWYTSVEDIADPDKALARWVKEGHPGGC is encoded by the coding sequence ATGCCTTCCACAAAGATCGCGTCCGTGAAGACCCTCTACCTGGCCAATCCTTACGGCTTCTCGGCGCAGCAGCGGGAGGGGCCGCTGGCGGCGCTGGCGGCGGCGCTGGCAGCCCTCGGGGTGGAGGTGTGGGAGCCGTTCGCGCGCAACAACCAGGTGGACACGGCGGAGGCCGGCTGGGCATACCGCGTCGGGCAGGCCGACCTCCGGGACGTGCGCGACGCGGACGGGCTGTTCGCGGTGGTCAACGGCTGTCCTCCGGATGAGGGCGTCATGGTGGAGCTGGGCATGGCCATCGCCTGGGAGAAACCGGTTTTCCTCTTCCGGGACGACTTCAGGCGCTGCACCGACAGCGAGGTCTATCCGCTGAACCTGATGCTCTTCACCGGCCTTCCGCGGTCCGGCTGGGAGGCATACTGGTACACTTCCGTGGAGGATATCGCGGACCCGGACAAGGCTCTCGCGCGATGGGTGAAGGAAGGACACCCCGGTGGTTGTTGA
- a CDS encoding ATP-binding protein, with protein MSLPTLFADSGLPTAVVDNLRRFNPWWEDEAMPVQPPTRRHLVGQIRRRLGAHVAPIVVVRGPRQIGKTTAQFQIIEDLLREGVDPRRILRVQFDDLGTLKGLVEPILLISDWFQRRIAPKRFNALAQDGESAYLFFDEVQNLDRWDAQLKSLVDNASVKAVVTGSSALRIELGRDSLAGRINTIEAGVLSLTEIASLRGLAAPEPFLKDNGLADLLDKGFWSALREHGLEHREVREEAFRQFGERGGYPVVHREKDIEFAQLADHLNETVIKRVIQHDLRIGERGRKRDPNLLEELFRLACRYAGQTPRMATLAEEARFSLGANIGSQRVTQYLRFLGDTLLVRLIPPLEIRLKRRRGSPKLCLVDHGLRASWLQEHIPLVPEALMRNPELTTLAGHLAESIFGSVASTVHGLDVAHFPERGTDREVDFVLTVGGTRIPVEVKYQRRIDPFRDTLGIRSFLDKSLNHAPFGLLITQDYFATVDDPRIVVLPLSTFMMLR; from the coding sequence ATGTCACTGCCGACCCTATTTGCCGATTCGGGCCTTCCAACCGCAGTGGTCGACAACTTGCGGCGGTTCAATCCGTGGTGGGAAGACGAGGCGATGCCGGTGCAACCGCCCACCCGGCGTCATCTGGTGGGGCAGATTCGGCGCCGTCTTGGGGCTCACGTGGCACCCATCGTCGTGGTACGAGGGCCGCGGCAAATCGGCAAGACCACGGCACAGTTCCAAATCATTGAGGATTTGCTCCGCGAGGGGGTAGATCCGCGGCGGATTCTCCGAGTTCAGTTCGATGATCTTGGTACTTTGAAGGGTTTGGTAGAACCCATTCTGCTCATCTCCGACTGGTTTCAACGTCGCATCGCTCCAAAACGGTTCAATGCGTTGGCTCAAGACGGTGAGTCCGCGTACCTCTTTTTTGACGAGGTCCAGAATCTGGACCGATGGGATGCCCAGCTCAAGTCTCTGGTGGACAACGCTTCGGTCAAGGCGGTGGTCACCGGGAGTTCGGCTTTACGGATCGAATTGGGTAGGGATAGCCTGGCCGGGAGGATCAACACCATCGAGGCAGGCGTGCTCTCGCTGACCGAGATCGCATCGTTGCGCGGGTTGGCGGCGCCGGAGCCGTTTCTCAAGGACAACGGCTTGGCGGATCTCTTGGACAAGGGGTTCTGGAGCGCCTTGCGGGAGCACGGGCTTGAACATCGGGAGGTCCGCGAGGAGGCGTTCAGACAGTTTGGGGAGAGAGGTGGTTATCCGGTCGTTCATCGCGAGAAGGATATCGAATTCGCGCAACTGGCGGATCACCTCAACGAAACCGTCATAAAAAGAGTCATCCAACACGACCTGAGAATCGGCGAGCGCGGGCGCAAGCGGGACCCGAACCTGCTCGAAGAATTGTTTCGTTTGGCTTGTCGCTATGCCGGCCAGACCCCGCGGATGGCCACGTTGGCGGAAGAGGCCCGCTTTTCCCTGGGAGCGAACATAGGCTCGCAACGAGTGACCCAATACCTGAGGTTTCTCGGCGATACTTTGCTCGTCCGCCTGATTCCCCCTTTGGAAATCCGCCTCAAACGGAGGAGGGGCAGTCCGAAACTCTGTCTCGTGGACCACGGCCTCAGGGCCAGCTGGTTGCAGGAACACATTCCGCTTGTGCCGGAGGCCCTGATGAGAAATCCCGAGTTGACGACGCTGGCCGGTCATCTGGCGGAGAGCATCTTCGGATCAGTGGCGTCGACCGTGCATGGTCTGGATGTGGCGCATTTCCCGGAGAGGGGGACGGATAGGGAGGTCGACTTTGTCCTCACCGTGGGTGGCACTCGGATACCGGTCGAAGTCAAGTATCAGCGGCGTATCGACCCGTTCCGCGATACCTTGGGAATCCGCTCGTTCCTCGACAAGTCTCTAAACCATGCACCGTTCGGGCTCCTCATCACACAGGACTACTTCGCGACGGTGGACGACCCACGGATCGTTGTGCTCCCTTTGTCCACTTTCATGATGCTCCGCTGA
- a CDS encoding MFS transporter: MPESPPRPADPRVQAGQSPAVAQSTVSFGALRHGHFRAYFCFTMLSMMADNIEHVISYWVIFELFRWPELQGFAVISHWSPFLLLSWYVGLLSDRFDCRRVIQWAMVLYFVLTIAWAWFIITDTLTVWHACALLVVHGVAGVLWSPGSQLILHDMVGPEFLQSAVRLNATGRQLGILAGPAVGGYMMWKLGPAWGLVVNAMFYLPLTLWLFTVPYTGHGASTKTVKARRTTWARSLEALREARANRVIVSMVCLVGLSSLIVGNAFQAQMPGFALRLGQGEAGYSLLLAANGAGAFVSGVLLESRGFLQARARTAVVLAILWCAALGIFAFTPYFYVAVGLLFCAGFLNLAFLTMSQTLVQLISPAHLRGQLIGLFIMSGLGLRTFSGVTVGIMGGVVGIQWSLGLSCAVLLAVMLFLLVVTARAHDDTAAA, translated from the coding sequence ATGCCAGAGTCTCCCCCACGACCGGCCGACCCGCGGGTCCAAGCCGGGCAGTCGCCGGCCGTCGCCCAATCCACCGTCTCCTTTGGGGCATTGCGCCACGGCCACTTCCGCGCCTACTTCTGCTTTACGATGCTGTCCATGATGGCGGACAACATCGAGCACGTCATCAGCTACTGGGTCATATTCGAACTCTTCCGGTGGCCGGAGTTGCAGGGCTTCGCGGTCATCAGCCACTGGTCGCCGTTTCTGCTGCTGTCCTGGTACGTGGGCCTGCTCTCGGACCGTTTCGACTGCCGCCGGGTGATCCAGTGGGCCATGGTACTCTACTTCGTGCTGACCATCGCCTGGGCCTGGTTCATCATCACGGACACGCTCACGGTATGGCACGCGTGCGCGCTGCTGGTGGTGCACGGCGTCGCCGGGGTGCTGTGGAGCCCGGGCAGCCAGCTCATCCTGCACGACATGGTGGGTCCGGAGTTCCTCCAGAGCGCGGTCCGCCTCAACGCCACGGGGCGGCAGTTGGGAATCCTCGCGGGGCCGGCCGTGGGCGGCTACATGATGTGGAAACTGGGCCCGGCCTGGGGGCTGGTGGTGAACGCCATGTTCTACCTCCCCCTGACCCTGTGGCTCTTTACCGTCCCCTACACGGGACACGGCGCCAGCACCAAGACCGTGAAGGCGCGGCGGACCACCTGGGCGCGTTCCCTGGAGGCCCTGCGCGAGGCCCGTGCCAACCGCGTCATCGTCTCCATGGTGTGCCTCGTGGGTCTCTCCTCGCTGATCGTCGGCAACGCCTTCCAGGCGCAGATGCCCGGCTTCGCGCTCAGGCTGGGGCAGGGCGAGGCGGGCTACAGCCTGCTGCTAGCGGCCAACGGCGCCGGCGCTTTCGTGAGCGGCGTGCTGCTGGAGAGCCGCGGCTTTCTCCAGGCGCGGGCGCGCACGGCCGTGGTCCTGGCCATCCTGTGGTGCGCGGCCCTCGGCATCTTCGCGTTCACGCCGTACTTCTACGTGGCGGTGGGCCTGCTCTTCTGCGCCGGCTTCCTGAACCTGGCCTTCCTCACCATGTCGCAAACGCTGGTCCAGCTCATCTCGCCGGCGCATCTGCGCGGCCAGTTGATCGGCCTGTTCATCATGTCCGGCCTCGGGCTGCGCACCTTCAGCGGCGTCACCGTCGGCATCATGGGGGGCGTCGTCGGCATCCAGTGGTCCCTGGGACTGAGCTGCGCCGTCCTGCTCGCGGTCATGCTCTTCCTGCTCGTCGTCACCGCCCGCGCCCACGACGACACGGCCGCGGCCTGA